The following DNA comes from Oikeobacillus pervagus.
CTCAATATAATGGGCAATCAATAATTGGACATCATACTTACAATGCTATGAATTACCCACATATATGTAATAGAGGAGAATTAATTTATCCTGTAACTAGCAGGGAACATTTAAGGGGTTGGCATGGCGGAAGCTATAGTAAAAATGCACCTGGTAGACCTGTTAATCCAAATTATTTAGAAGAATTTTAATGGAAAGGAGAATAATAGATGAGTAAAATGGCAATTACAATAAGCTCTAATGGTCCATTTAGTAAATGTGTAGTACCATTAAGAAAGTACACTGGTTTAGGAATTACAGAGATAAAAAATAAAATTGAAAACAAAGATTTTTTTGCCGAAACAGATGCAAATGATATTGATGATATGGAAAATTTAAAGGGATTAGTTGATAACTTGTTGAAGTTAGGTGCGGAAGTGAAAATATTTGATAGTGATGAATACGGTGAAGGAATTTTCGATTACCAAGAAATTTCTTACGGCGAATTTATAAATAATATTGACCGGTTAAAAGAAATTATGGAAGAATTACAGGATTACGATGATGCTTTGTCTGACGAAGTTTAATTGCTCTTAATAATTATTATTTTAAAAATATATGTTAAGAGTTTGTGTTAGTAAAGCAACATAAGCGAGTGATAAAGCTCATGGTTCTAAAACGATAAATACAAAAGCACATAAGAAAAATTGATGAAAAAGAATGTATTTTTGAAGTGGATAGAAAAATATATGGTGTTTGAAAATAGATACTCCATGATGGTTGTACTATCATAGAGTGTTATGTGCAATGATAGAATAAAAAATAAAGTACGAGCTTAGGCGAGATGACATTTTACCGGGCGATAAATATAAACACATGGAATGTATATAAAACTAACGAACTCGTACAAGCTCGTAATTTTTAATGTAGTAGTTGTCACGACATATAAAAGGTGTCATACTGTTGCGATAAAACTTACAAATTTAATGCTACTTAAAAACAGATGAACTTAAAGCACTTGATTGTCAATTAAAGGCAACAAGTGCTTTTTTGCGTTTTAGCGTAGAAATTTAAAAGAGCATTATAATTCTATAAGTGCATTAAGTGTTAAATTTTTATTGTTGTTTTATAGATTGTAATGGCTATCTACAGTGTACGACGATAGTAGAGGAAAAAATAAAGGGTTGTGTTATTTTTTGAAGTCATCGTAAAGTACGCTTTAACGGATGGACGTTATGCACACGTTATCTGCAAAAAACGGGTAAACGTTACAGGGATTGTAATTGCTGTAACGGGAGAGGATTCAATATGGAAGAGAAAGTTGTTGGTTATGTACGAGTTTCAACAGAAGGACAAGTGCGTGAAGGGTATAGCTTGGCGTATCAAGTAGAAGAAATTGAACGGTACTGCACTGAAAATAAACTACAACTGCTTCACATATACGAAGATAAAGGGCTAAGCGGAGCGACAGTAGATGAAGATGGATTAACAGTTTGCGAAAGTGCAAGTGAAGCATATGTTAGACCGAGAGAACTATTATCGAGGGGTATATACATACGGGCAAATACAAGCAAATGGGAAACATCCAGCAATTATTTTATAAATTCACTTAAAAAATTAGCTTATTTTACTATACATACTACTAAAGTGATGAAAAATGGATAGGCTTGCGTACCTATGCACATCGGAGGATGAACGATGATGCGAAAAAAACTTTAGAGTCACTACGACATTATATTGGGGAGATTCAAGTACCTGTCCGTCTTCGTCAAGAAAAACTGTCTATAGGCACTGGAGATGTCTCAATCTATGGAGTTGAAACAAAAACTCTTCGGGAGATTAATCAGCAAGCATTTTCTGTGAAGGATGACCGTGTAAGGGGAGTTACTAAGGGTACGGGTAATGGTAATATAGTCAACGAAGTTAAAGAAATTGATTTTGGAAAGCACATAATAAAAGGTGAAAATGGTAAGAAACAACTACTCCCAAATACTAAGTACGTAACCAATGATAACTACAAATATACTACCGATGAACTTGGACGTATTGTAAATGTAGATGCTCCCGAACTTGTATTGAAAAAGGCTAATAGAAATAAATACGCTCAGGCAAATGTAGGGGGAAGAGACAGATTACCAGATGATGATGGCGGACATTTAATAGGAGCACAATTTAATGGTCCTCCTGATATTGATAATCTTGTACCACAAAATAGTCAAATTAATAGGAGGGGTGGAGTTTGGTACGAAATGGAGACTGAATGGGCCAATGCATTGAAAGAGGTACCACCCAAGAAAGTCTCTGTTAGTAATGAACCGATCTATTCTAATAATTCAATGCGACCAGATTCCTTTATGGTCGAATATGAAATTGAAGGCCAATTTCCAGTGATTCGCGAGATTGCAAATAAATCAGGAGGCTGATATTGATGAGTTTTGAAACAGAATTAAACGAGTTATATAAAGAAATTGCACAACAGGTTAATGATATGATTCCAACTGAATGGGATAATTTCTATTTTAATGGTGAAGTTAAGGAAGGAGAAGGAGGAGTTTTCTTCTTTTTTACGCCAAAAGGTGAGGAACAACACATTTTTTCACATTATATTCCAAAATTATATAGTGTAGATAAGAGGGCTTATAATAAAGAACTACATAAATTATTTCAACTTACTGTTGAACTCCAAAAAGTTTTTACTGATAATGACCAAGAACCTTGGTTTTCAGTGACATTAATATTAAATGATACAGGTAAATTAAACGTACATTTTGATTATACAAATTGGCATGAAAGTGAA
Coding sequences within:
- a CDS encoding DNA/RNA non-specific endonuclease, whose product is MNDDAKKTLESLRHYIGEIQVPVRLRQEKLSIGTGDVSIYGVETKTLREINQQAFSVKDDRVRGVTKGTGNGNIVNEVKEIDFGKHIIKGENGKKQLLPNTKYVTNDNYKYTTDELGRIVNVDAPELVLKKANRNKYAQANVGGRDRLPDDDGGHLIGAQFNGPPDIDNLVPQNSQINRRGGVWYEMETEWANALKEVPPKKVSVSNEPIYSNNSMRPDSFMVEYEIEGQFPVIREIANKSGG
- a CDS encoding immunity protein YezG family protein; translation: MSFETELNELYKEIAQQVNDMIPTEWDNFYFNGEVKEGEGGVFFFFTPKGEEQHIFSHYIPKLYSVDKRAYNKELHKLFQLTVELQKVFTDNDQEPWFSVTLILNDTGKLNVHFDYTNWHESEFGPTDRIKYFEYKYISQNKEQLDFDLLERMKEFKEK